cttctcaacaacttcaaaatGGGCTTCACTTATGGTCTTTTCATTGATGCCTTTAAGCTTGCAAGTTGATCCTCAACATCTACATGCAGCTTCTCAAGATTCCTGCCCCTCCAAAATTGGTTGTGTTGTGTTAGATCACCTAGCTTGTACATGCTAAAACTCTTTTACATCTAAATGCAACTTCTCAAGAGTCGAGATGCATATTTACATGGTAGCTATACATATTTGGTCTGACACAACCAAGTTTGTACATGTTAGAACTGGCTCTAGAACTATCCTCTCATTTGTTGTATATCAGCTAGAGTACATGCAATCTAAATCTAAAAATCATGTCAATTATTTCACCCTTATATTTCTTCTGTTTCCATTTTTAGCTATTTGTTCAACTGATGTGGTCTTTTTACTATTCTTTGGTACCCTGTTAGGTCTAAAAATTTGCAGCTCTTTACATCTGTGTAGCTCTGAGCCAATGATCGATCACATTCGAGAGGTTCCATATTGATAACACGGGAGAAGTGGTTTCTCAGGCAGTGGACCAGAACTGAAATTACCCGGCATCTTTTAGCTGATGACTCGATACTTTGTGCTCACGCCCCAATCCATTCCAGAAGAATGCTAGCAATGAAACTTTTTAAggttaattttgttttgaaaaggttAACCCATTTTTCAGGCAAGCTGATCTCTTCTTAAAGTTAACAtccattaaattatataaataagctCATAGTGTTTGCAGTATCTTCAATAGAGATTGCACTTTTAACTTCCCATCATGTCTACAAAATTGCAAGGAAAGAAAGAATTCTCATGATGGATCATGTTATCATAAGACACAAATATCATAATCTATTTATGtcttaaaaattttatttaaaaaaatgtatattagTGTAACATATGTTAGAAATGAAACTCATATTGCATTTCAGCATATGAACATTCTTCCAAACttgaaaaacattttttttgctaAATGAAATAAGATGGGGTGGTTGAGACTTTATCAAATTGAATCACGTAGCAACTAGCAATATTATTAGCAATTATCAATAAGTTAATGGTAGGGACCAAAACTAATGATGATAAGATATGTTTTAAATAAATGGAAGgactaaaataaacaaaaaaaacgtGTATATTAATTTGATGGGATGAAAATGTCATTTCAGTCTTTATTTGTTTGTCATAGCATATGGTAGTTTGCTGTGAATAAACATGATATTGCAGTAAATCCACCCATTGTAGCAGAAGAACTTTCGATAATAACCCCCTCACTATTAACAGAAATTACCTCCACTAATGAAAGGATGTTGATTAACAAATTTCAACTTCAAAGCTAGGGAGAAAGTTAAAACTTTATTGCGTAACTACTCTTTCTTTCCTTGAAATTTTACTCTTCAACCATAAGTTGCAAGATTCAGCAGGATTTTTTGCCACACTGCATAATATACCGGACATTCAAAAAATAAGTCAGATGCAAAATAATTCAGATGCGTTCAGTGCCAGGGCTTTCAAGGCGATGATGATCAAGCACGGCACTTAAACAATAGTGTTGAAGCGCAAGATTTGGGGAAGAACTTATTTCTCTTCCGATTCGCAAACAAGGGATGTTGAAACGGTTCTAAAGGGAGGACCGTAGAACTTTGATAGGAATCTCTTAATCCTAGAAAAGGTTTCACGGAAAAACGACCATTAGGAACGAAAATGCACTTTGGGAATCTGGTTGTAGCTTGGAACACACTGGTTCTGTTGTAGCTTGGAACTTTAGAAATGCACAACGGTGTGTTGCAAGCTACAACAACCAGATTCCCGTGATTTTCAAATGTCAATCTCTAAAATCGAATCATAAGCTTTTTTTATTGAATACTTACTTCTACCCCAATCATGTACATCTTTACCGTTCCGACTCGAGGATAAACCTTGACTATCGTTTCCCAACCTTTCTCCTCGTGAGTTAAATTATTCTTAAAAACTAATTCTAAGGGGATCCGTCATTCGAAGGATCGCCTCAAAATCATGCTTCTTCGTCTTTTCTAACTTTTATTAACTTATTTGAGAACTAGATCACACTAAAATTTCACATTTTTTTAAGAGAGCTAAATTGAAGGCCTTAAGAATTTTCTCCATCTTCTTTATTAAATTATACTTTATCTCGTTTAAACCCAATTTATTTTCCTTGGGTGCTACAGCTCACCCCATcccataaatattttttaaaaacaaatacaaGTTTAAAAATTATACACGACGAAGCtctgaagaaagaaagaaaataaattggTAATATACAAAACAGATTTCGGACaattctatcaacaatagataaCTGATTATCGTTCCATCTCAATAGTCTGATTGTGATGTATCTAATACCAATAAGAGTTATGCTATTTTGACACTAAATCATACATTTACACCGTATCTTTATACCATAAATACATActtcttattttttaaatgattttttgtcTCACTTAGAATACCGTGCAAGCCTAAATCATTAGCATACATACGGTGTAAATGGCCTTGGTGTCAAAATCCAGTGTCAAAGTAGCATAACTCTACCAATAAAGCATTCGAGTAGAATATATGAAGGAAACAGTTCTTGAAAATGTGGAGATAAAGAAACAGAATAATTTTGATTCAACTACAATCCACCAGAATTAATCACAGTACTAAATTTCATTAGATTCGAATTTCTTTCTATGTAATATTCAATAGAGTCCAATCTCACAGTGAATTACATGTCAAAGATCAACGTAAACACCATCACAAGGACTGTGAGATTACAATCACATTTTGAAACTACACAGCaacagaaaattaaaaataaacaaagcagtgcatcatcttcaacctccgaaTCCATAGAGGGTTCTTCCTTGTCTCTTGAGAGCATAAACAACATCCATGGCGGTAACAGTCTTCCTCCTAGCATGCTCAGTGTATGTAACAGCATCGCGAATCACATTCTCCAAGAAGATCTTGAGAACTCCTCTGGTTTCTTCATAGATCAAACCACTGATCCTCTTCACACCTCCTCTTCTCGCCAATCGACGAATAGCTGGCTTTGTGATGCCTTGGATGTTATCACGGAGAACCTTTCTATGCCTCTTTGCACCTCCCTTTCCAAGTCCCTTACCTCCCTTTCCACGGCCTGACATCTTCGCGAGAAAATTTGAGAAACGAAAAGAAAATTAAGAATTAGGGATTTGAATTGGAATTGGAGTGGGAAATACAGATGGGGATCGGAGTATTTATGGATTGTAGTGAGCGggagaagaagaaaaggaaacaGAGTTTTGTGCTTTGATCTCCGTCGTCAGATTTGAAGTAATCAACGATCGAAACTTGCGATCCGCGTATACTGCCACGATTGGTTGAGTTTTAACGACTTTCcttttggttttttatttatttgtgggTAAAGATTGTTTTTACTTTTTAGATTAGATGAAAAATGCTTTTGACTCACACAAAAATCAATGTTATTTTTACAATTTTGTTAGcttcttttttataaataaattataaattattacaAGAAGACGCCCaattctctcttttctctttattttattaatccttcattaattagtattttatttgatGGGATTAATATCACACTCCACTAATTTTAATGCTAACATTATAATAGGCTCAGTTACTAATTAACCCATTattctattaatattattattacttttcCTTATGATATGAATCGTATTTTTCGCCCTTATTTGGATCGGTTCGTAGtggtatttattgatgatattctaatatattccaaGTTAGAAGAGGAACATGTCGAACATTTGCGAATCGTGCTGCAAGTATTCAAAGAGAATGAGGTATATGCTAAGTTGTCaaaatgtgagttttggttggaaaaGGTTAGTTTTCTTGGTCACGTTATTTTAGGTGAAGGTATTGTTGTGGATCCATCCAAAGTGGATGCAGTGTTGTAGTGGGAAGCTCTAAAGACAGGTACGGAAATTAAAAGCTTTCTAGGCTTGGCTGGTtgttatagaaggttcattgaaggtttttctaaGTTATCATTTCGCTAACTCGGATGACTTGCAAAGGCCGAGCATTCGTGTGGGATGCCCAGTGTGAGGAAAGTTTTATCGAATTAAAGAAGAAATTGACGACAGGCCCGATTTTGATATTACCAAATCCCGAAGACTCATTGGCtgaaattaccatccgggtaaagctaatgtggttgcgGATGCTTTAAGTCGGAAGTCGTTacatatgtcggcaatgatggttaaaGAATTAGAATTGATAGAGCAGttcagagatatgagtttggtttgtgagttAACCCCTCAGAGTGTGATGTTGGGAATGCTAAATATTAACAGCGATTTCTTGGATAGTATTAAAGAAGCTCATAAGTTGGATGTAAAGTTGGTAGATTTGATGATTGTGAGTAAAAAAATTGAAGGTGGTGATTTCAAAGTGGACGAACAGGGTGTGTTGAGGTTCCGTGATaggatttgtattcctgatgactCTCAGatgaaaaagatgattttagaaGAAAGTCATAGGAGTAgcttgagtattcatccaggtgcgactaagatgtaccaagacttgaagaagttattttggtggaaTGGGTTGAAACGCGGTGTAGCACAGTTCGTATatgcgtgtttgacttgtcagaagtcgaaagtcGAGCATCAGAGACCGGCGAGATTAATGAAACCGTTAGAGATTCCATAATGGAAGTGAGATagtatatcgatggattttgtgacaagtttACCGAGCACGCCAAGAGGATATGATGCAATTTGGGTAATTGTTGATAGACTGACAAAATAGTCTCACTTTATTCAGATAAATATTAGTTTTCCAGTACCGAAGTTGGCAGATATTTATGTCCGGGTAATTGTGAAGCTGCATGTtgttccttcgagtatcgtatccgatagagatccaagatttacttctgtgttttggaagagtttgcaagatgCGTTGGGTTCTAAGCTGAAATTGAATTCGGCATATCATCCGCAGGCAGATGGGCAAATGAAGAGTACCATTCAAtcgttggaggatttgttgagagcttgtgtgcttgaaCAAGGTGGTTTGTGGGATAATTATCTTCCTTTGATAGAATTCACTTATAATAATAGTTTCCATTCTAgcattggaatggcacctttcgaaGCATTGTACGGTCAgaagtgtagaactccattgtgctggtatgaatctggtgaaagcgTAGTGCTTAAACCTGAAATTGTCCAACAAACTACAGAGAAAGTGAAACTGATTCGGGAAAAGATGAAAACTCTACAGAGTAGACAaaagagctatcatgataagagaaGAAAGGACCTTGAATTTGAATAAGGAGACCGTGTGTTTTTAAGAGTTACTCCAGTGACCAGTGTTGGACGTGCGTTGAAATCAAAGAAGCTTACACCTCAGTTTTTCGGTCCGTATCAGATTTCGAAAAGAGTAGGAGCTATTGCTTATCGGGTGGCCTTACCacctaatctttcgaatttgtatgatgtattccatgtttcacaacttcggaaatacattttggatccatctcatgtgattccGATGGATGACATACAAGTTCGGGATAACCTTACGGTCGAGACATTGCCGGTGAGGATCGAAGACCGTGAAATGAAGCAATTAAGGGGCAATGATATTTCTTTCGTGAAAGTAGTTTGGGGAGGAGTTGCCAGAGAAAGTATAACGTGGGAACTAGAAAGCAAGATGCGGGAATCTTATCCGAAATTGTGCGAATGAGGTAATTTtttaggacgaaaatattctaagtgggggagagttgtaacgcctgtttattttgtttagttatttaattgcttgattttgaatTATTTGATGAAATCATGACTTATTAGTATTTATGCTATTATATTATAtagttgaataataataataataataataataatataataggtTAATTAGTAATTGGGCCTATTATAGTGTTAGCATTAAAATTAGTGGGGTGTGAGTGATGTTAAGCTCATTAGTAGAATAATAGTTAATGAAGGATTAATAAAATAAGGGGAAAAGAGAGAATTAGAAAAATATAGAGAAGTTGGAGAATTGgagagaacgtgaaagagaagaagaattcAAGAGGCTAGGGCAAGATTCCATTGAAAGAGTAGAGCACCTTTAATCCAGTGGTAAGGTGGGATTCTAACTCTATAACATGTTGTAAAATGATGAAGAACAGTGGTTTCTTGCAAAGGAGAAACGTGAGACGGTGAATTAATTGGTGTTTGTTGGATGACTTGATCAAGATTATATCAAGAGAAGAGAAGTGAaaggatcaacatcaaacatagaGTTTGTAGGGTTGGATTGCTTGATATCTCTTGTAAACAATCTTTCCATAGCGAGGACGATTGTTGAACTTCCTAAACAACTCCTCgttttctctctatctctttatCTCGTGCGTTTAAATTTCCATTATCAAATTGTTAAACACATTGATTTAGCGATTGATTCGTAACGATTTTCCGCTAATTATTTTGAACATTGTTGACTTGTTGATTGCCttacaatcaattagggttttgtatgtATATACATTAATCTTAATCATTTTGATTTTTAAGGTTTAAACAAAACCCTAGGTGAATCAACTAAGGGATCATGCTTTTCTTTTCAAGATTGACTTATCCTAACCCTAATTGGTTCCCATAAATATGTAAAAATTTAATTGGTGAAAGTGAAAGATCacttgaaaatattttgaagaaaGGTGTTTTTTAAAGGtattaaaaatatcatttttttaattaattaaaatttggttaaataaaatatttttggtctttaaaaaatatattcacAAAGTATGTCCTATAAATAGGGATTGtacaaaaaatcaattaaaaataagttgatttactATATTAAATAAATTCTCAAAGTtgtgaaataaaacaaataaaactagTGATAAAAATTAAAGAAAGGGCTTAGCAAGGgtgaacccacgcccttaagcTCATTGGTGAAAACAATTACCACTGGGCCATGCGCCCATGGTGATAAAAGAGATGACTTtggtttaataaatatataactcAGTCAGAGATgtgtaaaaatcaaataaaatcacaaaatagcAAAAGGTGGGGATCAAACGCGCGACCTAGGTAAGGGAAAAAGTCTTAAGAGTGCGCGCATTACCACTGGAGTGGACATACATATTTTTACTAAAACGCCTTCAACTAAATATCTTTTAAATCaagttttaaaaatagttttcaacttcatcttcaaccttttaaCAAACCATTTTCAAAAAACGTGAATCTTTCAATTTTCAACCAAATGCAAAACTACAAACATGAAACTTCTGTATTTTTCATCACGAATTCAACCATATATCATTCATgaatttattttggttttttctttacccaccttcctatgggggtcacccccagcgaaaaccccactttacccctgcttcggaaatgcatttccgaagtatttttttttctaaattttcccagacttcggaagtgcacttccgaaaacaccaaatggggggtgtttttggagatgcacttccgaaaacaccttttttcagattttagtgtaattcggaagtgcatttccgaattatgcagaagtctctctttttttttatggttttctAATAATCTCGTACGAAAAAGCCGAACAaaacaaacgacatatcaacgtaaaatacgaatataataaataaaattcaaataatatatacagaccaAGTCGAGtcatagtgtgcgaaatatatagtccgaatacaaaaaaataaacccgaaccCCTACTTGGTAtgacttgaaggatagaaaaacacttagaaaaggggggtttgaataagtgtagtctaaaaacttgaacgataaaaacaatttgcacagttatttttatcctggttcgttgttaactaaactactccagtccacccccacggagtgatttacctcacctgaggatttaatccactaatcgcaacagattacaatggttttccacttagcccacgactaagtcttctagagtatcctgatcacaacctgatcactctaggaacaaatgcttagacacaagctaagactttcttagagtatcctgaccaccacgtgatcactctaattacaactgcttagacacaagctaagacttcctagagtatcctgatcaacacttgatcactctagttacttacaaattaatgtaatcaattctaagagtattacaaatgcttctgaaaagctataatcacaacagtgatatttctcttaacgtttaagcttaatctcactaatatattacaacagcaatgtagtgagctttgatgaagatgaagtttctgagctttgatttgaacagcgtttcagcaagttaatattcaccgaaatcgtcaagaattggttaaccttgcttctcatcagaacttcatatttataggcacttgagaagatgaccattgggagcatttaatgctttgcgtattccgtacagcattgcatttaatgtttcacgcttttgtcaactacctcaagccttgttcacgctgtgtctactgacgttgcctttaatagcttccaacgttccttttgtcagtcagcgtagcctgccacctgtactttcttctgatatgatgtttgtgtatacaacgtttgaatatcatcagagtcaaacagcttggtgcatagcatcttcttgtcttctgaccttgaagtgcttctgagcgtgataccatgagaacttcaatgcttctgcttctgatctcaagttcttctgatgcttccatagacccatgttctgattctgccttgaccatcttctgatgtcttgccagaccatgttctgatgttgcatgctgaaccttctgagacaaagcttctgagcgctgatttgtgcatactctttatatatttcctgaaagggacattgcaatgtattagagtaccacattatctcacacaaaattcatatccttgttatcatcaaaactaagaatattgatcagagcaaatcttgttctaacaatctccccctttttgatgatgacaaaaacatatataaatgatatgaatttgcgatcagaaatagcagacggctaaagacaatttacacagctatagcataagcatgtgaatatgtctccccctgagattaacaatctccctctgagatgaataatctccccctgaaattaatactagaagaaatttataaataaaagacttccctgagtatttcagtagagacgttcacatgtgcttgatcttcagaacattcatgacttctgatttctgcttccataggacagcttcagaacattgaatttctttagatcctcagaacattcacagcttctgattcctgcttccatcggacagcttcagaacttgaatttctttgatcttcaaaacattcccagcttctgacttctgcttccatcggacagcttcagaacttgaatttctttagatcttcagaacatccacagcttctgattcttgcttccattgggacagcttcagagcttgaatttcttcttacatcacttcatgctagattgtatcagaacattgttgaatgtaccagagcatcatcagagcatctctacatcctgaaatgttacagaacaaaactaaacgacaaaagtcagcatgaatgagtcaaaacatagaatatgtttcaaaacacataatatgtatcagagccatatggtatgtgtcagaacatatagacataatgtttcagatcatattctatcatcagagtgtctgaacattcttccttcttgcttctgattctgaagcttcatagcactcagcttgcttcaagaatccaagaacttgattcatcttgttgcttcttatattgatcttgaatcttcaattcctgcaacaacacaacttaaaagcatagaactttgcaagttctgttagtaatgtggggcctttttacccggtaactgataatatttattaatcaaatcatttatcatatattttctccccctttttgtcataacatcaaaaagaatataaaagattcagatgtagaaaacgacaaaggaaagaaacagaatcaaacttttcattgatttaaacaagcaggattacaaaagatgtatgcagaataagcagatgcaatcaaggaaagaaaactacaaagaccaaagactaagaccctagctcaGACAAAATTtgcgccagaatgtcatgaaccccgtcagtgcttgcagtttgccttgccatgaaggagcgaaactcagcattggctgcttcttgcgcgtccaaacgagaagccaacatagcttgattctgatgcagagcttccaaggtcttcatcagagctgagggttcaTCAGAGCAGAGCTTCCAAGGTTTATGATaccatcaaggggttgatacacacgtctagagtagtttccagacaacatagcttcaaagggattcaccttgagagggtcataggtgatccttactctttttggtttgttttctggttcatcagttgcctttctcttttgtttacgatcagtttcttgatttgcagaacttgacgagggattcatgatgaagttgcagatagtgaaaactgctagggtttatgatatgaatgcaaagagagagagatataagagggaaaagaaacgtttgaagagtattaaaagaaaaagaaataaaaggaaatgatggatagaatttaatgttacatgacgtgaggagagataataatgacaaaag
This genomic window from Vicia villosa cultivar HV-30 ecotype Madison, WI unplaced genomic scaffold, Vvil1.0 ctg.001284F_1_1, whole genome shotgun sequence contains:
- the LOC131634376 gene encoding histone H4, producing MSGRGKGGKGLGKGGAKRHRKVLRDNIQGITKPAIRRLARRGGVKRISGLIYEETRGVLKIFLENVIRDAVTYTEHARRKTVTAMDVVYALKRQGRTLYGFGG
- the LOC131634367 gene encoding uncharacterized protein LOC131634367, with the protein product MSAMMVKELELIEQFRDMSLVCELTPQSVMLGMLNINSDFLDSIKEAHKLDVKLVDLMIVSKKIEGGDFKVDEQGVLRFRDRICIPDDSQMKKMILEESHRSSLSIHPEVESRASETGEINETVRDSIMEINISFPVPKLADIYVRADGQMKSTIQSLEDLLRACVLEQGGLWDNYLPLIEFTYNNSFHSSIGMAPFEALYGQKCRTPLCWYESGESVVLKPEIVQQTTEKVKLIREKMKTLQSRQKSYHDKRRKDLEFE